GACAAAACAATTTTAAGAAATAAAACTTGGATAAGTACTgtatttaaaattaaataaacacTATGGATCTGTGGGATCTGACTTCAGAGTCACATGTACCACCATATACTGATAACACATCATCATAACTGACATCATCAAATTCTTATCTCTAACAAAACCTCAGAAAACAATAAGCCAGCAAGAGCCGCACATTATCTCCGCCTGCACAAACATTGCCGATGACGAACTCTCATGCCCCCTTGGACCAATATCTCTCTGATACTCTTATGATGAATTGGACGGGAGGACAATCAGCTGTGCTGGAGCTTATCAGGGAGAGATTGGCAGGGTGTGAGCTTGATTGAGTGATAGGGGCCTTTTGTCCGTGTTCTCTTTTCTAGTTCTACCCGTTTCTTATTTTGCACATAAAATTCACTAAAACATTCGTTTGTGCAGATCCCCTTCATCAATTTCACACAACGTATTCAAATTTAGGGAGAGGAACAAATCAAATACCATATGATATGCAGAGACTGATTATAATCTAATATTGTCTGTAATATATATTTAGTCGAATAGTTcacctgtgcatgtaaaatgTGCACTTTTTATTTCTCTATACAAACACATCACACCAATTTCAGGCTGAAATTCAGAAATACTAATACAAACGAGAGCGAACTTTAACTTTATCTTTATCTCCACAGGGGCATAGCCTGTCGAGTATGCCTCCACCTAGCTTCTGTGACAGGCAGCCAAGATTTGCTCTGATGAAAAAAAACCTTGGCGTGCAAACTGAAGAAAATGACCCTCTCTTATATAACactcagagacagagacaaaagcAACGGGAAGCAATTGATACAATTGAACTGATAATCTGAAATAGACCTGCAGCATTAACAATAACAGTGTAATCGGTGGAAATTCCCCTTTGAATGAAGAGGGGTGTTTCACCTTTAAGTCTACAATAGGATAGAGTGATTTGAAGCAGTCAAGTAGGTAATTAAGATAAATCAGTGACAACACACCTGCACATTATGGTAAGAATTTGTCATGGGATTTTAGTACACCATTTTCAATAGGAATAATACATCTGGTTTAAGTCTTTTCACAAAGGCCATTTTGAAACAATACAATTCTGTTTTAAATCTCATTTACACCAAAACTGTGCATCTCTGAcactctgtgacacacacacacacacaaatatacaccgacacaaacacaagctcacacacaaataaacacactgacactcacatTATATTGCATTATATCATGAAAGCTGTACAGAAAGTAGCTTACATGTGACTAAATTTCAACAAATCTGACTCTAACAACatttagtgtgtctgtgtgtgaaagggaggaTGATACAAAGTTTCAAAGATGTTGAACCGGGATGAAAGCCCCATAAAACCccaattatattatatttaggtTATACTAAAGTGAAGTTCTTTTTGATAATCAATGTCTAAACTACAGGCATGAAAACCGGTTAAGAAATCAGAAATTGTAGACGTCATCCCAATTTGATGCTTGTTTTACGTCTTCCTTAACGTTTAAACTCCAGCGATATGCCATGTTGAGAAATATGCAACTACATTAAATATAAACAGACATGGCACCTGAATGGGTAGTGAATGCTCTTAATTACAAAACACTAGAAATAATGTCACATTAGGGGACCAAGGGATTCACAACTCATACAGCTTGAGTGGTGTGAGATGGTGTACTAAGGAAGTAGACCAAAAAATCCCATTCAAAGGACTCTGCCCAAGGGGCAAGTATGTACAGCTCAAGCACTACAGGAGTTTTCCGTATGCAAAGTTtttcaaaatatatttcatactcAAGCTACAagcttaaaatattttttattgtagTCAAAAAAGTAAACCGGTTTTAGTGTCGATTCTTTTCTGGGGTCCATCCATCTTGGGCATTCTTAGCATAGCACAGCCCTGGGACCGTGTGCTCTCCGGCCACGGAGAGCATGTGAGCATTGGCAAAGAGGGTCTTTTCGGCTACAGGCAGTGTTTAAGGGGAACATAACATTtgacactgtcacacacacacacacacacacacacacacctcagaggtCCATGCaaacttcctgtctctctcaacCATCCATCAGGCTGCTGAGACGGTGCTTGGAGCCTCACGCTCTCTGCGATGCCCCGTCCAGCCtagacagacatatacacaaaaTAACAGTGTTAAAAACCgggggaagaggaggggcaacgagagaaacagaaagagaaaggagaaactGACCACAAGCAGGACTCATTTTTAGACTCATTGCCTGGGTTTTCCTGTCATTTTCACTGCTGGACGTTGATAATATTTTTCCACAGCCTGATTTTCCTCAGCCTTGCCATGATGGGCTTCAGTAGGAGTCTATGGAGCTGGTGTTTACCAAAACAGACTTGCTGTTTGTCTTAGCAACTGTGACACAGCATCCTCTTTCCTGCAGATGCCTAATTTCATTTTCATCATACCAAATGGGACACACCATGGAGTCTAAAGTAATTACTCACAATTTATACGGACACACGGAATAGCAACAGCAGCACTTAATGTTACATTTTAGTGTCCACTCTTTGACATTAAATTAATTTCCTAATATGAGAGATGACGTGGCAATGATGTTTAGCAGTGTTGTGTAATTATTTTGAGAATATCAGTTATTTAATTAGAATACATATATTATCAGGATTCATCAATAATGCACAGAATAATTATCTCAACACATTTGGACAAGGTGGTTGTGACAACAAAAAGGATTGAGGTCATCGTAGTGGTTTTGTGTGGCAGCTTTTTCCTGAATTGTAGCATTTAGGCTcaacacaaacatgtttttcttGGTTTCTGTCATCATAGTTTCCACAGTACGTGCATAAAGCTAAAGCCTTCTGGGAGGCACTTTCAGTAAACGCACTTGGGTCATGTTTCTATCCATGTTCCAGTCACTCAACAATGCCACTGGGCGCCTTagacacacccacccccacacacctgcacacacaccacacacacacctacacacaggtGACCTGTCAGAATCAGAATTATTGTGGGTTTTTTTTACCTCATTTTACCAACATTTCGATGGTGTCAGTCAACTCCTAAGGGCTGTAGTGAGTGGACATGGTAGGCATGTGAGAGGGGAACTCACAGTAGACCCACTACCCAAAAGGTCAACCAATTACCCCAACTATGACATTTGATGATGCAGCAATCAGTGTCTAGGCAATCTCATGTTTCTTGCACCCATAATATAGGCAGTCACAAAATATTACATGTGCACATAAATTAACCAAACTAAGACCAACTTttcacaagaaaaaaaaaatagcttaAAAATTAATATGTTGTCATATTTATTAGAATATCACAGGAGCATTGCAACATGTCAGTGctttaatataaaaaacagcTCTGTTGCTTCAAAATATGAACACAAGTGGATAAACCAGAGTCCATTAGGTTTGGATGCAGCAGTATTTGCAGAGTAGGCAAGAATTATGACTAGAAAATACATCTCGAAGCACTTTCCACCAACAGCATCAGCTGGGCAGAAAGTCATTAGGCGCTGACCCCAGTAACTGATGCTatcagccagtgtgtgtgagtgcgctgcCTGTTTTAAGCTCAGGCTTGCGTGAGTTGGAAACAGCCAGTTGACCAGCCCTGGCCAAAATCATATTTGTTCCTGTGGCAATCAAGTAGGGTCTGCTTAGGCTGTGTAGCTCATAACCTCCTCCACGCAGGCTATGCCTCTTAGTGCCATGTTAAGATTAACAGATGCACATGATTGACAATCACAAATCTGACTGGCAAATTAAATAGAGAAAAATGTATAGTCAGACAAAGAAAAAGCCATTCATGAGTAGGTGTGTCTAAACTTTTTGGCTGGTAGTGTATTTGCAAAAAAAGTCAAGTCGATGATGAACTAATAATGAAGTTTGAGTTTTTTCTTTAAGATCTTAATAGTCTGCTTTAACAAAATCCTCAGCCAAATCATTTTTGGCGCTGTCCAATGAGGGTTGTCAGGGATTTGAACATACTGACAAATTGcaaaagcaaggctttaaagAGGTTCAACACTGCCCTCTTGTGTCTACTGATTATAGTTGGACACCTCAATTAAATTCTGATCCGGATCTCTAAAGTACAGGGAAGTGATTGGGCCCACTGCTCCACTTCTCTCCACCGGCCCCTCTTCAATGGCCACTCCACAGtcctgcaaacaaacaaatcaaagcTTTGAGAGTAAAAATAAGTGAAACGGTTCAGCAGTTTGTTGTCCATGAAAAATCTTGGTTGTCCTTGAAAAATCTTGGTTGCTTAGGCTCAGATAATAACAATCACTACATGAGGTACGGAGTAGTGTGATGCACAACTGAAGAATGGGGGATGCAAAATAACTCAAAGGCTGAGAATTTAAAACGAATAGATGAGCTGTCGATCTTAAGCCTTCCACAGTTAACCTCTGACCTTTGTACATCTGACATTTTACACACATTTGAACAAAAACACTATATGGGTGTGCTGACTGACAACAACAACGAATTcaccacacacattattaaCCATAGATACATATACACTAACCGTCATCAGTTCCCTCACTGGTAAAGGGTATCTATGACTGATGTGGCCTAATTTTTGGAGCTTAAGCTATATGTATGGGCTCACCTGGAGATGGGCGGCTACGGTGGTGAGAGAAGTCTTTGTGATTAGACACAAATCGGCTGAGCCTGGTGTGGGGCTCTGGGCTTTGGGCTCAAACTCTTTTCCAGACTGGTGCAGGTTGATCTTCTGCTGGCCGAAGCCCAGGGCCTTTCTGTCTCCCTGGAGGACGATTGAGATGGCGAATGGGAGCACAcgtgaggagcagaggaggcatAGGACAAATGGCCTGCTGCAGGTGCAGTGGCCCTCTCGCTGCTTAGAGGTACAATTCTAAAACTTGGCAAAGGTTTCCACCTAGTGGACAGTCAACCGAAATGATTTTGTCCCAAGATTTTGACTGCACTTAAGTGCCGCCTCTTTTACTCCTTGACATGGCCTATCAATAATGGCTTATCAAAGTGAGATATTTTACTCAGCAGCACCCCTTCAAAAGAGAAATGACCCAACTACTTACCTTAAAGGTAACAACCTCCATACCCAAAACTGAGGTGTAAAAATCAATAGTTTTGGGCACACTGCGCACAGTCAGAACCAGGTGGTCCACATGGCTGATCTGAACCGGGCAGGCACTTTTGAAGCGGACTCCAGATGTCAGTCGATATAGCAGGGGCTTGGATGGGTACATGGACAGTGGAATACAGTTTATTAATGGTATTGTCATGCGACAAATAGAGATGAGACTTGTGTACCATTCAATTATTAACTTCTAAGACAAATAACCGTGATAGGCTAAGTCAAGTAATCAACGTAGGGTAGGGTTAAGATAAGATTTCATGAACCATTTCTTGTTTCTCAGTCACATACTCCAGCATTTACGGTACAAGGAAATGTCAATCGACTCCAAGtacccctggctgcagcttgcagatcggggctgggcTTAATGTGGGGTGGAGTGCATCGTTGAGCTCAGTCCAAAATCAGCACGTCATTCCCCGTTGACCTCTCTGTGTTCGTCTATTTACCTGGTTTTAATACTGTCTATGGAGTTTgatttttatacttttttttgttttttttttactatttttcGACTTTTCACTTTAAATGATATTCCAGACAcatactttttttttgcagaagATTAAGGAACACCATCACCTAACTTAAAACAGCATGTAAgttcaaaaaagaaaactataGAATGTAATATATCTCAAATGGGttcaatatacatatatttatggGGATACGGGCAATATTTGTTGTAAGGCAGAGCGTGCAATGTCTTATATGGGCCTCACTGTGAAGTTCAATATCTGCTGTAGCTTCCCTGCAATATTCAGAACTCATAAAGATGTATGGATGGAGAAGGGGTGGGGTCGGTTTTATTATGCTCACTGTATACATACATGTACGTGTGACTGTCAATCAGTTGTccctaacagtaggcctatgctatgtGTAAATGTAACTTTTAATTAAATTGTGTCTGCTGCCTGTATGTGTCCACTTTATTCTGTATCCAGATTGCACAAAATAATTTATCTTAAAGGttaatcatcatcattatcagaAAAATATAGCTAACAGATGGATGAATTATTATGTAATATTTAGCCTAAAGGAGATTCGGGGTTCATtgataggctaggctactgatGAAACCCTGCACACAGTGACAGCTGTTTGCAGCTCAGCTCACACATTTACTCTgtgtattataataataataataataatatgataaTTTGTTATTGTAGACTAAAACATACATAGTATGTCACAATTCAATTTCATTAACATAATGTTTACAAAATACCCTCTCAATAACTTTGAGATAGCTGTTCAGGATCAGGCAGACAAGTTAAAGTGGTTGTTGACCATGGGGTATATTATGCAGCTATGTGCAACAACAGAcacatggtaggctacattttccTTTGGCACTCAGGCAGTGACAGCCAGTTTTTCACATCAAAGAAAATAGACTAGGCCTAGACATGAAAGGCATTAGACAGATAATATTGCTATTATTTATGCTATGTGACTGGTTATTTCATGCAGGCCTGGGCCTACAGCGAGTCTCGTAACcccgtgtgtttttttttctcttgaagTTGAGGATACGCTTTTAGTTAAGCATTCTTCCTAGAGATAATGTTGAGAAATATTTAACTCGAACAGTATAGCAAACAAAAAACCAGGACATGGTCAGCGTGGAAAGACGTGCTCAACGTTGCGCTCCGCCCACACTGAACCCCAGCTCCGATCTGCGAACTGCAGCCAGGGGCTCGCTTCTCATCGACTCTGCAAACGTTTTAAAACCAGAGCCCCTACCTTAATAGACATTTTCTGGCTTAACACTTCTTATTGACTATTCAGGAAGTAAAGTATCGACATAGGCTAATATAAGTTGAAAACATATCTATGATAGTCTGTTAAGAAAACGGCGTACCAATAACACATAGTATAAGACTACTAGCTACTACAGTAGATGTACACAGACAGATAGCCCATCTTCACGGACTTTTACGCAGGTAATTTCTACAAAACCATTAGAAAAGATGAgcacattaggctactaacaccTTCATACCTTGCTATAGGCTAGTTGGAAACGTGATAAAACGCAGAGTGTCCTCAAAGCCATCGTCGAAGTTAACAGAAGTATGTTGAAACTTCTTCTAAATATATAGGCGGAGcgagatatttcatcaggagccacttccgggaacggAGAAAATCGACCTTAGGTGTGCGCCTggttattatagtgcatgacaATGCACTGTAGTGTTCTTCCTagcatagggagggaaagtgaaaaccagcgccccaagtggttgcgttcctatcgaagagcagctccaatgttaagtcccatagacctcttttttaaaaaatattgtgaagccaaatcagcgatgttatccaccaaaaatatttttcagtgtctatacagtaataatattctaactgtgaaaatgtcagaccctattttgccttatttaagaaaatcgaaattgctccttttgtttcataaacgaactacaaaagaagtcacgtgactttacccttcaacgttactcacggtagcatggtttgtttattagcctggttagcattgacacttagcacttacagctagctcttcatgtgagtagaagcacaacaccagttatcctgacataaagttatcaccacgcggtttacatcacgttccgttattacaaaaacatgttaagccagttaagcaaattgccaTATTGATCAGTaagagattaagcgcccaaacatgtgacttcacatgcagctgtagttccttatcaccgtgttacgacaaaaactcaaaacaattcaactgatcctaaaaataaggtatgaccacttgaagcaatagaggtgaccctcTATTGAAAGGTATgaaaggcattaaattaagatcccaatgtgcacgagatatattttttctaaaaaaaaaaatcccatccactccgctaaactctaggaacgcaaccactagatggcgatgagattactttccctccctattatTCCACTGACTGCTTTTTCCGTACGCTTCAACTTTCTCTTCAACCGTTTAACCTAGAAACTTCATTAAAACTTTGTAACGTGGATCAAATGGACCAGGTTGCTATGcctcatatttgtaacttttatactttttaaactatgagaaaattatttaaatttccccatagactttaaCATTGGCCATAATGACATCAccatagcaattagaatcctgtgCCAGGTGTTCATGGCCACCTGCAGCAACTGTCACTCTCTCAGGCTCTtttaaggcggggatcacattagccagcggcaagcggcaggtttcctattgttctctggTTCGTCAGCgtaacggtggcaacgctgctagcgttgaacaagctgagcgttgaacttggttcaactttcaaagcgcaacgtattcaattgacaaaccgtttgtgttgcttaggaacaaGAAAAAACGTATTATgttctgagcgttgcgttagcAATTCTCGTCACGCTCTCACCAGTGCCGCGTGCGCGGGATGCAGACATGG
The Alosa alosa isolate M-15738 ecotype Scorff River chromosome 21, AALO_Geno_1.1, whole genome shotgun sequence genome window above contains:
- the glod5 gene encoding glyoxalase domain-containing protein 5; the protein is MALRTLCVLSRFQLAYSKPLLYRLTSGVRFKSACPVQISHVDHLVLTVRSVPKTIDFYTSVLGMEVVTFKGDRKALGFGQQKINLHQSGKEFEPKAQSPTPGSADLCLITKTSLTTVAAHLQDCGVAIEEGPVERSGAVGPITSLYFRDPDQNLIEVSNYNQ